The Diadema setosum chromosome 12, eeDiaSeto1, whole genome shotgun sequence genome has a segment encoding these proteins:
- the LOC140235701 gene encoding uncharacterized protein — MIKIPITVFQMVRKYKATGKRKSWTSQDLRAALRQIELGESVRRVAERSGIPKSTLHDAKSGKNKHARRQQDECHLGKYSVFTAEQEAELANYAMEVCRSFFGLYPEQIRHMAYEYAERNKIKHPFNPVTKLAGKDWFAGFLRRNAQLALRTPEATSFARAIGFNKTAVGRFFDNVNSVLSENNISPSRIYNVDETGLSTSPNIAKSDKVVAGKGQKQVGKLTSAEKGQTITAVGCISACGTYVPPMLIFPRKNYTEALMNGCPPGSTGKASESGWINSELFVDWLKHFISFVGATPENKVLLILDNHTSHATLGAWKTCRDNGVVMVSIPPHTSHKLQPLDRTVYGPLKNAFARQSSNFVKTFKRRITPYDVANILNKAYSKIATVDKAVSGFRCTGIWPINPDVFDDEEYAPADTLMPPEPLPVNTAPQVTAPSGTNDVTPVTAPSGTNDVTPVTTPSGTDKAAPVTTPSGTDEAAAVTTPSGTDTTAPVTTPSGTDETAPVTTPSGTDDTAPIMTPSGTDEAPSRMNLHANEAANLNATPPDLHQNEEDTESDCSVGEGTAEVSMDTSDDSQSFYELFPLPKGQGKPSSRPRKRKAGQSEIITSTPVKIVLMAKQSRKDKVQQKKQNQAKSNKQKGKIRHQTNKQTVKKQKASVKKAGKKNMKPAKRWFCIFCKEEYLDPPTEDWIRCVRCNNWAHEHCTDYGSGAGSGGYLCDLCR; from the coding sequence ATGATTAAAATACCTATTACTGTTTTTCAGATGGTGAGAAAGTATAAAGCCACAGGGAAGAGAAAGTCGTGGACGTCCCAGGATCTTCGAGCCGCATTACGGCAAATCGAACTAGGAGAATCCGTGCGCCGAGTGGCTGAGCGATCGGGCATCCCAAAGTCCACACTCCATGATGCAAAAAGTGGGAAAAACAAGCATGCAAGACGACAGCAAGATGAATGTCACCTCGGAAAGTACAGCGTTTTTACGGCCGAACAAGAAGCAGAGCTTGCAAATTATGCAATGGAGGTTTGCCGTTCATTCTTTGGACTCTATCCCGAGCAAATACGACACATGGCGTATGAATACGCcgaaagaaacaaaatcaaacaccCTTTCAATCCTGTGACGAAGTTGGCTGGGAAGGATTGGTTTGCGGGGTTCCTTCGTCGAAACGCACAGCTTGCTTTGAGAACCCCAGAAGCCACTAGTTTTGCCAGGGCAATTGGGTTCAATAAAACAGCAGTTGGGAGGTTTTTTGACAATGTCAACTCTGTTCTGAGTGAGAACAACATCAGCCCTTCGCGGATCTATAATGTCGATGAGACTGGACTGTCAACATCGCCCAACATAGCAAAATCTGACAAAGTTGTGGCTGGAAAGGGACAAAAACAAGTCGGAAAGCTGACCAGTGCAGAAAAGGGGCAAACTATAACGGCGGTTGGCTGCATCAGTGCATGTGGCACATATGTTCCACCCATGTTGATATTTCCGAGGAAGAATTACACTGAAGCACTCATGAATGGATGTCCTCCGGGATCTACAGGGAAGGCCTCTGAATCGGGTTGGATCAACAGTGAGCTATTTGTCGATTGGTTgaaacatttcatttcgtttgttGGTGCTACTCCAGAGAATAAAGTCCTCCTCATCCTCGACAACCATACTTCTCATGCTACACTGGGTGCATGGAAAACCTGCCGCGACAATGGTGTCGTGATGGTCTCGATACCTccacacacatcacacaaacTGCAGCCCCTTGATCGAACAGTATATGGCCCCCTAAAAAATGCGTTTGCCAGACAGAGCTCCAACTTCGTAAAAACATTCAAACGCAGGATCACTCCTTACGATGTTGCAAACATATTGAACAAGGCATACTCCAAGATTGCGACTGTAGACAAAGCAGTCTCTGGATTCCGATGCACTGGCATATGGCCAATAAACCCTGATGTCTTTGATGATGAAGAGTATGCACCGGCAGATACACTTATGCCTCCAGAACCTCTGCCCGTGAATACGGCTCCTCAGGTCACAGCTCCTTCCGGGACGAATGACGTTACTCCGGTCACAGCTCCTTCCGGGACAAATGACGTTACTCCAGTCACGACTCCTTCAGGGACAGACAAAGCTGCTCCGGTTACAACTCCTTCGGGAACAGACGAAGCTGCTGCAGTCACGACTCCTTCAGGGACAGACACAACTGCTCCAGTCACGACTCCTTCAGGGACAGACGAAACTGCTCCAGTCACGACTCCTTCAGGGACAGACGATACTGCTCCAATCATGACTCCTTCAGGGACAGACGAAGCTCCCTCAAGGATGAATCTGCATGCAAATGAAGCTGCAAACCTCAATGCTACCCCACCTGATCTCCACCAGAATGAAGAGGATACAGAATCAGATTGTTCTGTAGGCGAAGGTACAGCTGAAGTCAGCATGGATACCAGTGATGATAGTCAATCCTTTTACGAGCTCTTTCCTTTGCCTAAAGGGCAAGGGAAACCATCGAGTAGGCCAAGAAAGCGTAAGGCGGGACAATCCGAAATCATCACATCCACGCCAGTTAAAATAGTTCTCATGGCAAAACAATCAAGAAAGGACAAAgtacaacaaaagaaacaaaatcaggctaagtcaaacaaacaaaaaggaaagatACGCcaccagacaaacaaacaaactgtgaaGAAACAAAAGGCGAGCGTCAAAAAAGCTGGAAAGAAGAACATGAAACCAGCAAAAAGATGGTTCTGCATCTTCTGCAAAGAGGAGTATCTTGACCCCCCTACGGAGGATTGGATTCGATGTGTCCGCTGCAACAATTGGGCCCATGAGCATTGTACAGACTACGGGTCAGGTGCAGGTTCTGGTGGATATCTTTGTGACTTATGTCGCTGA